The following coding sequences are from one Halobaculum magnesiiphilum window:
- a CDS encoding type II toxin-antitoxin system death-on-curing family toxin: MGEESESISYLSATDICDIHELIVESNADTAAGISSPGDIEYTVEHIQEGHFGQVPESLHEKAFQLLRLIAANHPFVDGNKRTALMSTRIFYALNGLRFNYDRTIKEILKSLATDEAGVDDDDVIEYLREHTEPLAPEYEATINLWLSRIDGTDQLPTEHDTVDDESHEPNDYGHDPHSEE, translated from the coding sequence ATGGGCGAGGAATCGGAGTCAATCAGCTATTTGTCGGCTACTGATATCTGTGACATCCACGAATTGATCGTGGAATCAAATGCGGACACAGCGGCGGGCATCTCTTCACCAGGTGATATTGAATATACCGTAGAACATATTCAGGAAGGTCATTTCGGTCAGGTGCCCGAGTCGCTTCACGAGAAAGCCTTCCAACTGCTGCGGCTCATTGCGGCGAATCATCCGTTCGTCGATGGGAACAAGCGAACGGCGCTCATGTCGACTCGAATTTTCTACGCCTTGAATGGTCTACGCTTCAACTATGACCGGACTATCAAAGAGATTCTGAAGTCACTCGCCACGGATGAGGCTGGTGTCGATGACGACGACGTGATCGAATATCTACGAGAGCATACAGAGCCGCTCGCTCCGGAGTACGAGGCGACCATCAACCTCTGGCTGTCACGTATTGACGGCACAGACCAACTGCCAACGGAGCACGACACAGTTGATGATGAGTCACACGAACCGAACGATTATGGCCACGACCCCCATAGTGAGGAATGA
- a CDS encoding winged helix-turn-helix domain-containing protein, with protein sequence MTETWDDVNEQVKTDWKDDTTPFERVYEIVEQTHEGLSAAEIADRALVSEPTARRHCKAVVNTGFAETEQDGQTTLYKRNSDRVLMSRIRELREEVDRPELLDSIQDMKAEIRRYEDRYDVVSPEELAHQLDADETEGWDDLSAWRTTRQNLAVAQAALAYDEASHQLTV encoded by the coding sequence ATGACCGAGACGTGGGACGACGTCAACGAGCAAGTCAAAACAGACTGGAAAGACGACACTACACCGTTCGAGCGGGTATACGAAATCGTCGAACAGACCCATGAGGGGCTGTCGGCCGCCGAGATCGCCGACCGCGCCCTCGTGAGCGAGCCGACGGCGCGTCGCCACTGCAAGGCGGTCGTGAACACCGGGTTCGCTGAGACGGAACAGGACGGCCAAACGACGCTGTACAAGCGCAACAGCGACCGGGTGTTGATGTCCCGGATCCGCGAGCTGCGTGAGGAAGTCGATCGGCCGGAGTTGCTCGACAGTATTCAAGACATGAAGGCCGAGATTCGGCGCTATGAGGACCGTTACGACGTCGTATCTCCCGAAGAACTCGCCCATCAACTCGACGCCGACGAGACGGAGGGCTGGGACGACCTCAGCGCATGGCGCACGACGCGGCAGAATCTCGCCGTCGCGCAAGCGGCACTCGCCTACGACGAGGCCAGCCACCAGCTCACCGTATGA